A window of Enterobacter ludwigii genomic DNA:
CAGTTTAGACGCCGCGTGCACCGGCTTAACCGAGCTGGCATTCAAATCAAGATCGCGACTTTGCAGCAGCAGAACCTGTGCTGCAACATCGCCGAGAGTGGCTTTGTAACTGCCAATCATACGCGCGAAGATGTTGTAGATAACCACAGCCGGGATTGCTGCAACCAGACCGATTGCCGTCGCCAGCAGCGCTTCCGCGATACCCGGCGCAACCACCGCAAGGTTGGTAGTTTGAGACTGCGCGATACCGATAAAGCTGTTCATGATGCCCCAGACCGTACCGAAAAGCCCGATGAACGGCGAGATCGCACCGATAGTCGCCAGATAACCATTGCCACGGCCCATATGTCGACCTACAGCGGCAACACGACGCTCCAGACGGAAGCCGGTACGTTCTTTAATACCTTCGTTATCTTCACTGCCAGCGGAAAGTTCCAGCTCGTTCTGAGCTTCATTAACTAACAGGGTGGTCAGGCTTTTTACGTGGAAGGATGAGGTCATATCTGAAGCCTGATCCAGAGAACGGGCTTCAGCCAGTTGCTGTTGCTCCCGCTTAAGGCGACGCTTCTGCGAAAGCAGTTCAGCACTTTTGCTGAAGAAGATAGCCCAGGTGACAACGGACGCCAGAATCAGGCCGATCATCACAATCTTAACCACGATGTCAGCATGTTGATACATGCCCCAAACGGAGAGATCCGTCTGCATCAAATTATTACCCACTCTGTATCTCCAGGACGCAAATCACAAAATCTGAACGTAATAATATCAAAACATCGTCGAATTGATAGTAGTTCTCATTAGTATTTGCATGGTGCCGTAATTTTCGCTCACTTTCCTTGCGCTTACGCAGTAAAAATTTCTTATGCGGTTTTTTGCTAATATTTTCTGCTTATTCGATAAGCATCCGGGTGCAGTTTTTTACAATCGTGGTAGTCTGGACGTCCAGACGTATAAAAACAGGGTTAGCGAACATGACAAAGAAGCATCTTGATACCACGCTGGTACAGGCAGGACGCAGCAAAAAATACACCCAGGGATCGGTCAATAGCGTGATTCAACGAGCCTCCTCACTGGTATTTGATACCGTTGAGGAGAAAAAAATCGCCACGCGTAACCGCGCAAAAGGCGGACTTTTTTATGGTCGTCGCGGCACCCTAACCCATTTTTCACTCCAGGAGGCCATGTGCGAACTGGAAGGCGGCGTGGGCTGTGCGTTGTTCCCGTGTGGGGCGGCAGCCGTCGCCAATACCATTCTGGCGTTTGTGGAACAAGGCGATCATATTCTGATGACCAACACCGCCTATGAACCCAGCCAGGACTTCTGCACCAAAATCCTCCGTAAGCTCGGCGTAACAACCGGTTGGTTCGACCCGCTGATCGGCGAAGGCATCGCAGAACTTATTCAGCCAAACACGCGTATCGTGTTCCTGGAATCTCCAGGGTCACTCACCATGGAAGTCCACGACGTCCCGGCTATCGTGAAAGCGGTTCGCAGCAAAGCGCCAGAAGCGATCATCATGATCGACAACACGTGGGCGGCGGGCGTGCTGTTTAAAGCACTGGAGTTTGACATTGATATCTCGATTCAGGCGGCGACCAAATACCTGATTGGCCATTCTGACGGCATGATTGGCACTGCGGTATCCAATGCACGCTGCTGGGATCAGCTGCGTGAAAATGCCTACCTGATGGGGCAAATGGTGGATGCGGATACCGCCTACATGACCAGCCGCGGGCTCCGTACGCTGGGCGTGCGCCTGCGTCAGCATCACGAAAGCAGCCTGAAAATAGCCGAATGGCTGGCGCAACACCCGCAGGTTGAGCGCGTCAACCATCCGGCGTTGCCCGGCAGCAAAGGTCATGAATACTGGCAACGGGACTTTACGGGGAGTAGCGGTTTGTTCTCATTCGTTCTTAAAAAACGGCTGAATAATGACGAACTGGCAAACTATCTGGATAATTTTACCCTCTTCAGCATGGCCTACTCCTGGGGCGGCTTTGAATCCCTGATCCTGCCAAACCAACCGGAGCAGATCGCGGCTTTGCGTCCCGGTGGTGAAGTGGACTTCAGCGGAACCCTGATCCGACTGCATATCGGTTTAGAAAATGTTGACGATTTAATCGCGGATTTAACAGCAGGGTTTGAGCGTATCGTGTAGAGTGCTGGCTGAAAATGTACTCCCTGGACGTTTTTGTGAACATTGCCACCAGAAAAGTCCGCATTAGTTGCGCCCGGGATCAAACCCGAAGCGCAAATAAAGGAGTACAATAGCTCTATATCTGCTGTTCCACAGGAAAGTCCATGGCTGTTATTCAAGATATTATCGCAGCGCTCTGGCAACACGATTTTGCCGCGCTGGCGGACCCTCACGTCTTAGGTATCGTCTATTTCGTGATGTTCGCGACTCTGTTTCTGGAAAATGGATTACTGCCAGCGTCATTTTTACCCGGTGACAGTTTGCTTTTACTTGCCGGGGCGTTGATCGGCAAAGGCGTCATGGACTTCACGCCAACGATGGTGATCCTCACTTCCGCAGCCAGCCTGGGCTGCTGGCTGAGCTATTTGCAGGGCCGCTGGCTTGGGAACACGCGCGTCGTGAAAAGCTGGCTGGCCCAGTTACCGCATAAATATCATCAACGTGCGACCTGCATGTTTGATCGGCATGGCCTGCTGGCACTGCTGGCCGGGCGTTTTCTGGCGTTTGTTCGTACTCTGCTGCCAACAATGGCGGGCATTTCTGGTCTGTCGAACCGCCGCTTCCAGTTCTTTAACTGGCTGAGCGCCCTGTTGTGGGTTGGTGTGGTCACGACGCTCGGCTACGCGCTGAATATGATCCCGTTCGTGAAACACCACGAAGATCAGGTGATGACCTTCCTGATGGTGCTGCCGATTTTCCTGCTGGTGGCAGGGCTGGTAGGGACCATCGCGGTAGTGATTAAGAAAAAGTACTGCAGTGCATAAACAAAAGCCGGGTGGCGCTACCGCTTACCCGGCCTAAGCTTCCCCTTCACGCTCCCTGCATGGTTCTTATACGTGACGCATCTTCCCCCGGCGTGACGCCGAAGTAGCGCTTAAACTCCCGACTGAACTGCGACGCACTTTCATAGCCCACCCTCATCGCCGCCGCGCTGGCCTTCATGCCATCGTGGATCATCAGCATTCGCGCCTTATGCAGGCGGTAGGTTTTGAGATACTGCAGCGGTGAAGTGCTGGTCACCGACTTAAAATTATGGTGAAACGCCGAAACACTCATATTCGCTTCTGCCGCGAGCTGGTCGACGCTCAGGTTTTCCGTGTACTGACTTTCAATACGCTTGAGCACGCGGCTTATCAGGCTGAAGTGGGTCTGTCGGCTCACCAGCGCGAGTAAAGCCCCTCCCCCCGGCCCCAGCAGTACATGGTAGAGAATTTCGCGGATAATCTGCTTGCCGAGAATACGTGCATCCAGCGGCCTGTCCATTACGTCCAGCAGACGCTCAATGGCGCAGAGGATCTCTTCAGATAATGTCGCGGAGTTAATCCCGCTTGATGCCATTGAAGGCTGGAAAAGCTCGTCTTCACCAATCTCCATCAGCAGCTCCTGCAGCTGAAGAATATCGACATTGACGCGAATACCCGCCAGCGGAACGGCCTCTGTCGCGAAAGTTTCACATTCAAAGGGTAAAGGTACTGTCAGCAGCAGGTATTCATTGGTGTCGTAACGGAAGACTCGTTCATTGATATAGCCAATTTTATGGCCAGAAAAGAGAAAAACGATGCCTGGTTGATACATGACCGGCGTGCGCGTCCCGGGTTGCGTACCGTAGAGCAGGCGAATGTCCGGCAGCAAATTGCTGACACCATTTTCATTATCTATCAGTCTCTTAATCTGCATTGTGAGCTGATGACAGATCGCTTCACGGTTCATATTACGTTACTCCGGGTACGGTTTCCGACGTTGATAGTGTGCGTGCTTTTCCGCGCTTTCTCCAGCGCTCTGTAGAAATGGGCAAGACATCGGCAGGAATGTGCATTGAGAGGATAGCCCCGGACAGCCACAATGTGCAGCATCAGGTAGCCTTCTGCGCCACCACGATTTTTCACCCACATAAGGGAACGAGCAATGAACAACTTTAATCTCCACACCCCAACCCGCATTCTGTTTGGTAAAGGCGCTATTGCCGAGTTGCGCGCACAGATCCCTGCTGACGCCCGCGTACTGATCACCTACGGTGGCGGCAGCGTGAAAAAAACCGGCGTGCTGGATCAGGTTTACAGTGCCCTGGAAGGTCTGGACGTGCGTGAATTCGGCGGCATTGAGCCAAACCCGTCTTACGAAACGCTGATGAATGCAGTGAAAATCGCCCGCGAAGAGAACATCACCTTCCTGCTGGCCGTTGGCGGTGGCTCAGTGCTGGACGGCACCAAATTCATCGCCGCAGCGGCACATTACGCTGACGGCATCGACCCATGGCATATCCTGGAAACCCGTGGCAGCGATGTGAAAAGCGCTATCCCGATGGGCTCGGTACTGACTCTGCCAGCCACAGGCTCTGAATCCAACAAAGGTGCCGTGATCTCCCGCAAAACCACCGGTGATAAACAGGCCTTTATGAACGAACACGTTCAGCCTGTGTTCGCCATCCTCGACCCGGTTTACACCTACACCCTGCCTGCACGTCAGGTGGCTAACGGTGTGGTCGACGCCTTTGTGCATACCGTTGAGCAGTACGTGACCTACCCGGTGGATGCCAAAATTCAGGATCGCTTCGCGGAAGGCATTTTGCTGACGCTGGTTGAAGAAGGTCCGAAAGCGCTGAAAGAGCCAGAAAACTACGATGTTCGCGCCAATGTGATGTGGGCGGCAACGCAGGCGCTTAATGGCCTGATCGGTGCGGGTGTGCCTCAGGACTGGGCAACCCATATGCTGGGCCACGAACTGACGGCCATGCACGGTCTGGATCACGCTCAGACGCTGGCCGTAGTACTGCCTGCGCTGTGGAACGAAAAACGTGACACCAAACGCGCCAAACTGCTGCAGTACGCCGAGCGCGTGTGGAACATTACCGAAGGTTCTGACGATGCGCGTATTGATGCCGCCATCGAAGCGACCCGCAACTTCTTTGAAGGCCTGGGCGTGCCAACGCGTCTCTCTGGCTACGGCCTGGATGGTAGCTCCATCCCTGCCCTGCTGGCGAAACTGGAAGAACACGGTATGACTCACCTGGGTGAGCACGGCGACATCACGCTGGACGTGAGCCGTCGTATCTACGAAGCGGCACGCTAAGCGTTTTTGTCCTCCCGACTTTCGTTTTTTGACATTTCGTCCAGACTTAATGCATACCCCATCGTCGGAGAAACCCTCCGACGATGCGCACCTGAAGGAGGAAAAATGGCAAACCAAACCGTAATCAGGCTGAAGGACGGCAACGTGATGCCCCAACTGGGGCTCGGCGTATGGAAAGCCGGTAACGACGAGGTCGTCTCCGCCATTCATAAAGCCCTGGAAGTCGGCTACAGGTCGATTGATACCGCCGCTGCGTACAAAAACGAAGACGGTGTGGGTAAGGCACTGGC
This region includes:
- the yqhD gene encoding alcohol dehydrogenase; the encoded protein is MNNFNLHTPTRILFGKGAIAELRAQIPADARVLITYGGGSVKKTGVLDQVYSALEGLDVREFGGIEPNPSYETLMNAVKIAREENITFLLAVGGGSVLDGTKFIAAAAHYADGIDPWHILETRGSDVKSAIPMGSVLTLPATGSESNKGAVISRKTTGDKQAFMNEHVQPVFAILDPVYTYTLPARQVANGVVDAFVHTVEQYVTYPVDAKIQDRFAEGILLTLVEEGPKALKEPENYDVRANVMWAATQALNGLIGAGVPQDWATHMLGHELTAMHGLDHAQTLAVVLPALWNEKRDTKRAKLLQYAERVWNITEGSDDARIDAAIEATRNFFEGLGVPTRLSGYGLDGSSIPALLAKLEEHGMTHLGEHGDITLDVSRRIYEAAR
- a CDS encoding AraC family transcriptional regulator encodes the protein MNREAICHQLTMQIKRLIDNENGVSNLLPDIRLLYGTQPGTRTPVMYQPGIVFLFSGHKIGYINERVFRYDTNEYLLLTVPLPFECETFATEAVPLAGIRVNVDILQLQELLMEIGEDELFQPSMASSGINSATLSEEILCAIERLLDVMDRPLDARILGKQIIREILYHVLLGPGGGALLALVSRQTHFSLISRVLKRIESQYTENLSVDQLAAEANMSVSAFHHNFKSVTSTSPLQYLKTYRLHKARMLMIHDGMKASAAAMRVGYESASQFSREFKRYFGVTPGEDASRIRTMQGA
- the metC gene encoding cystathionine beta-lyase yields the protein MTKKHLDTTLVQAGRSKKYTQGSVNSVIQRASSLVFDTVEEKKIATRNRAKGGLFYGRRGTLTHFSLQEAMCELEGGVGCALFPCGAAAVANTILAFVEQGDHILMTNTAYEPSQDFCTKILRKLGVTTGWFDPLIGEGIAELIQPNTRIVFLESPGSLTMEVHDVPAIVKAVRSKAPEAIIMIDNTWAAGVLFKALEFDIDISIQAATKYLIGHSDGMIGTAVSNARCWDQLRENAYLMGQMVDADTAYMTSRGLRTLGVRLRQHHESSLKIAEWLAQHPQVERVNHPALPGSKGHEYWQRDFTGSSGLFSFVLKKRLNNDELANYLDNFTLFSMAYSWGGFESLILPNQPEQIAALRPGGEVDFSGTLIRLHIGLENVDDLIADLTAGFERIV
- the exbB gene encoding tol-pal system-associated acyl-CoA thioesterase, which gives rise to MGNNLMQTDLSVWGMYQHADIVVKIVMIGLILASVVTWAIFFSKSAELLSQKRRLKREQQQLAEARSLDQASDMTSSFHVKSLTTLLVNEAQNELELSAGSEDNEGIKERTGFRLERRVAAVGRHMGRGNGYLATIGAISPFIGLFGTVWGIMNSFIGIAQSQTTNLAVVAPGIAEALLATAIGLVAAIPAVVIYNIFARMIGSYKATLGDVAAQVLLLQSRDLDLNASSVKPVHAASKLRAG
- a CDS encoding DedA family protein; this encodes MAVIQDIIAALWQHDFAALADPHVLGIVYFVMFATLFLENGLLPASFLPGDSLLLLAGALIGKGVMDFTPTMVILTSAASLGCWLSYLQGRWLGNTRVVKSWLAQLPHKYHQRATCMFDRHGLLALLAGRFLAFVRTLLPTMAGISGLSNRRFQFFNWLSALLWVGVVTTLGYALNMIPFVKHHEDQVMTFLMVLPIFLLVAGLVGTIAVVIKKKYCSA